GGCCGGCCCCCAGGAAATGATCAGCCAGATACATCTCGTAAACGTTACAGCACCACAGTATAAGGCTATGAAGATAATTGAGGCTAAGCAGGAAATCCTGGAGCACGCTAAGCAGCAGGATCCAACGCTCTTAAAATACGGTGGCGGACCCAGAGACCTAGAGGTGAGGGTCATTGATTCACGAATGGGCCCTGTTATAATTGTACACTTGATCGTTGATGTAAGGGATGCGATGGGCGCTAACACTGTTAATACCATGGCGGAAGCCATTGCTCCAATGCTCGAAAAGGTTACTGGAGGGCAGGCAAGGCTTAAAATAGTCTCTAATTACGCTACCAGGAGGATTGTGAGAGCCTGGGCCAGGACTCCTGCTGACGAAGTGGGAGGGTTGGATGTCGCTAAGAAGATCGTGGAGGCAAGTATCCTAGCTGAGATCGACCCCTACAGGGCTGTAACCCATAACAAGGGGATTATGAACGGGATAATAGCTGTTGCATTGGCGACTGCACAGGACCATAGGGCGATAGAGGCAGGAGCCCACGCCTACGCGAGCCGAACAGGCCATTATAGACCATTATCCTACTGGGAGGTTGATGAACACGGTTTCCTGGTTGGTAGCATTGAGCTCCCACTTCAAGTCGGTATTGTGGGAGGGGCTACGAGGGTTCACCCTGTTGCCAAGATTGCTTTGAAAATATTGAACGTTAAAACCGCGAAAGAACTGTCTGAAGTCATGGCCGCTGTTGGTCTTGCACAGAATCTTGCCGCTTTAAGAGCACTAGTTACCGAGGGTATTCAGAAAGGACACATGAGGCTCCATGCTCGAAACCTTGCTATAATGGCGGGAGCGACTGGTGATTTGATAGACAGGATTGCCGAGAAAATGATTAGCGACGGACGTATCCGCTACGATTATGCTAAGGAGTTGTTGGAGAAATATTTAAGGGGAGAGCCTACTTAAGGATTCTTTCAAAATAGCTGATGATCAGGAACTCGTTATGAGAAAACACAGATTCATCGAAGAATACGTTAGTGAGGCTCGTATTTTACTTTCCGGAAACGTTGGAATAATGGCTCTTTCATGGTTTTTATTCGCCTTAAGCGGGTCTTTGGTTCAACCCTTCTTCTCGATTTATGCTAAGGAGCTGGGTGCAAGCGACATAGAGCTTGCATGGATAAGAACCCTGGGAATGTTATCGCTTGGCCTGTCCCTCATTCCCGGCGGATTGATCACTGATTATATTGGAAGGGTTAAAACAATAATTATCGGTACCACGGGGATTGCGTTAGTGCAATTCCTATACGCGTTGGCTAGGGATTGGAGAGAGTTTGCAATAATTTGGGTCTTGGACTCTGCACTACATTTCTACCAGCCCGCTTTAAGCGCAATAGTAATGGATTCGATGCCCAGGGATAAGACGTTTAAAGGCTTCATCTTATTGAACATTGTTCCAAGCATTCCATGGCTATTCATGCCTATTGTTGGAGGATTACTTTATCAAGAACTAGGCATTACTGGAGTAAGGATAGGCTTCATACTATCGGGAGTGATAAGCGTGATAGTCCTAGTTCTGAGAATGAAAGGCTTCAAGGAAACTTATTCGAAAAAAGATAAAGACTTCAGCAAGCTGATCTTCGAGCTTTCAGGATACAGGCCAGTGCTGTTTAAAGCCTTTAAGGTATACTTGTTCACCGCCTTACTATGGCAATTAGCCTTCGGCGTGCTAAACACTTATGGGGCAATATATGCTATAGAAGTACTCGGGATAGAGAAGCCTCAATGGGGTCTAGTTAACAGTGTGTCTACCTTGGCGAGCATAGCATGGTCAATACTAGTCTTTAAGCTTACTCTAACGAATTTCACGAAAATCTCCACTATCTCCTCACTTCTCGCT
This is a stretch of genomic DNA from Thermosphaera aggregans DSM 11486. It encodes these proteins:
- a CDS encoding MFS transporter encodes the protein MRKHRFIEEYVSEARILLSGNVGIMALSWFLFALSGSLVQPFFSIYAKELGASDIELAWIRTLGMLSLGLSLIPGGLITDYIGRVKTIIIGTTGIALVQFLYALARDWREFAIIWVLDSALHFYQPALSAIVMDSMPRDKTFKGFILLNIVPSIPWLFMPIVGGLLYQELGITGVRIGFILSGVISVIVLVLRMKGFKETYSKKDKDFSKLIFELSGYRPVLFKAFKVYLFTALLWQLAFGVLNTYGAIYAIEVLGIEKPQWGLVNSVSTLASIAWSILVFKLTLTNFTKISTISSLLASTAVAAISLPYFFSVNALLVITVCNVVISISNNIVSAAVSTILTRILPQEVRGRAVSFQRVMENVGAAFSSMIAGILYVGLNPGLSLILSSLIGIVSTLYLLYVFKTG
- a CDS encoding hydroxymethylglutaryl-CoA reductase, degradative translates to MAERTSRIQGFYKLPMGERLRTIAEMTGLSEDEVKTLSNLGNLPPEIADSMIENVIGGMTYPFAIATNFKINGLDYLVPMVIEETSVVAAASNAARMLRYGEGIRAEAGPQEMISQIHLVNVTAPQYKAMKIIEAKQEILEHAKQQDPTLLKYGGGPRDLEVRVIDSRMGPVIIVHLIVDVRDAMGANTVNTMAEAIAPMLEKVTGGQARLKIVSNYATRRIVRAWARTPADEVGGLDVAKKIVEASILAEIDPYRAVTHNKGIMNGIIAVALATAQDHRAIEAGAHAYASRTGHYRPLSYWEVDEHGFLVGSIELPLQVGIVGGATRVHPVAKIALKILNVKTAKELSEVMAAVGLAQNLAALRALVTEGIQKGHMRLHARNLAIMAGATGDLIDRIAEKMISDGRIRYDYAKELLEKYLRGEPT